A section of the Citrus sinensis cultivar Valencia sweet orange chromosome 8, DVS_A1.0, whole genome shotgun sequence genome encodes:
- the LOC127899344 gene encoding uncharacterized protein LOC127899344, whose translation MSKERQVYCKKREIEAPEEFSKKYVKLDVQSEVSFSPQDLKLIQSPHDDALVISIKIGNCLVRRILIDNGSSVNILYDATVEKMRLEQDKIRPFEQPLIGFSGTVTYSYGVITLPVIAKPYSLLTDFLVVKATSPYNAILGRQWIHKMRVPSTYHQVLGYPTIYGTEEIRGDQVTARTCAVFALKETKRKDSDFENQAKQNAKWQLQSNDMGKQNRELESTRNPAVEEVNIVPINPDNQEFVRIGSLLQPNENDQLLNLLQINRDVFAWKPEDMTGVQPEVICHHLNIDPSKKPVKQKKRNVAPERNQVIESEIEKLIKLDFIKEVHYPEWLANVVLVKKKNGKWRFCIDFTYLNKACPKDSFPLPKIDSLVDSTVGHQLMSFMDAYSGYNQIQM comes from the coding sequence ATGAGCAAAGAAAGACAGGTGTATtgtaaaaaaagagaaattgaagctcCTGAAGAATTCTCAAAGAAATATGTCAAATTGGATGTACAATCAGAAGTTAGTTTCTCGCCCCAAGACCTTAAACTGATTCAGTCCCCACATGATGATGCATTGGtgatttcaattaaaattggaaattgTCTCGTTAGAAGGATTTTGATTGATAATGGGAGTTCGGTGAATATACTCTATGACGCGACTGTCGAAAAAATGCGCTTAGAGCAAGATAAAATCAGACCGTTTGAACAACCATTGATAGGTTTCAGTGGAACAGTAACATATTCATATGGTGTTATCACACTTCCAGTCATTGCTAAGCCATACAGTCTGTTAACTGACTTTCTCGTTGTGAAAGCAACTTCCCCGTACAATGCAATATTAGGAAGACAATGGATACATAAAATGAGAGTACCCTCAACTTATCATCAAGTTTTGGGTTATCCGACAATTTATGGGACAGAGGAAATTAGAGGAGATCAAGTTACAGCTCGGACATGTGCGGTTTTtgcattaaaagaaactaagAGAAAAGATTCAGATTTTGAGAATCAGGCTAAACAAAATGCTAAATGGCAATTACAGTCAAACGACATGGGTAAACAAAACAGAGAACTGGAATCAACAAGAAACCCAGCCGTGGAAGAAGTAAATATTGTTCCGATAAATCCAGATAATCAAGAATTTGTTCGAATTGGCTCACTATTGCAACCAAATGAAAATGATCAACTTCTAaatcttcttcaaataaatCGAGATGTTTTCGCATGGAAACCCGAAGATATGACTGGAGTACAACCTGAAGTCATCTGTCATCATTTGAACATTGACCCAAGTAAGAAGCCTGTTaaacagaagaaaagaaatgttgCCCCAGAACGCAATCAAGTCATAGAAtcagaaatagaaaaattgattaaactTGATTTTATCAAAGAAGTGCATTATCCAGAATGGTTGGCAAATGTCGTGCTGGTTAAGAAGAAGAATGGAAAATGGAGATTCTGTATTGATTTCACTTACTTGAACAAAGCTTGTCCGAAAGATAGTTTTCCCCTTCCGAAAATTGATTCACTTGTGGATTCTACTGTAGGTCATCAACTCATGAGCTTCATGGATGCTTATTCAGGTTATAATCAGATCCAGATGTAA